A stretch of DNA from Arachis hypogaea cultivar Tifrunner chromosome 19, arahy.Tifrunner.gnm2.J5K5, whole genome shotgun sequence:
ttttatttttttgtgtttttcgctcgtttcacacgtgttttttttgctcgtttcgcacgtgtgtctatgtgtttttttttgtgtttttcgctcgtttcacacatgTGTAtgattttcgctcgtttcacacatgtgtgggtgtgtgtgtgtgtgtgtgtgttgttttttttgtgtttttcgcacgtgtgcgtgttttttgctcgtttcgcacgtgtgtgcatttttcgctcgttttgcaagtgtgtgtgtgttttttttgtgtttttcgatcgtttcgcacgtgtgcgtgtttttctctcgtttcgcacgtgtgtgtgtttttcactcgtttcgcactTGTGAGCGTCATTCAATGCTGCTAGTCACTTCCTCAGTTGACTCTAAAGCAAAATCAAAGGTATTTATTTGACTTTTAAATTGTTCAATTTGATGCATGATTTATGATCTTTGAATATTCTTCAGTTGGTATTGAATTTGATTGTAGTTCAAAATTTGGcttcattttaatttttgcaaattgctgaGGTGTGGGAGCATTGCTCGTTGGAGAAAGACATCAGGTGTCAGATTAGGGTTTCGAATAGGGATGGTAGCTGGCAGCGGCggtgaaggaagaagaagagtgagAGTTGTGAATGTTTAGAATTTGGAAAAGAAGGTAAAGAATGAGGataatttagaaattttattaaaaagtcaacataaAATTAGAGTTTGGGTACTATTGTCACACCGAACCAATTTATCATGGGTACAacattaatttctttatttgatggtacttttgtcagcgttcacaaaatttatgaaaatggtaatttattcaatGGAATTAGTTAATGTGTCTTACGAATACATGTATGGcatatgataaaattattaatagtataaaactttaattttttaataaataaaaaataaatgtactGAAAACCTAAATTTTTTGTATTGCcaataaattttttcaatttgtaatcttaaaatgtgtttttattttttagagcACAAGTTAGGCAGTCAAACGATTTCTAAACCAAGTCCCAATCTAGTGTGCTTGTTATACGCACTTTTTCAAAGTCATCACCGTCATCATTTGCTTCTTTTTCATTGCATTTCTTCAGagctcattttcttctttttcattgcaTTTCTTCTGCGCGTTTCTTTTACAACAACGTTGTCATCATCATTGTCGTCGTCgtcttctttttctcttattctttttcaatgttatccttttttccttcttattcttctttttcttcttcaacgtcttcttcttctcttatttgatttcttctcttccttttttttcctctTCATCCTTTTTCATTAACATCATTGGTAttgtctttttcttcttcttctcttatatatgtttaaaaaattagagTACAAAAATTTTGACTCACATCACATAAATTTTGATGCACTAGCAAAATATGCACAATATGAAACTTTTAATATACAATACaaaaattttgatgcacaatacaaaaatttggtatacaatacataaattataaatttttgaaataccACATATCCAAAACATTGACACCCAACCAACAAAATGTATACATTACATAAATTTTTGTGCACAATGCAAAAAATTTTGAAGGATCACATGTCAGAACATTGACTCAACCAACTAACAAAATACATTCGCAACAAAAATTTATGTACTATGTacaaaaaattttgttatattaataaatttgtaCTATGCACAAAAATTTTAGTGCTATATCAATAAGTTTTTGTGCTGAAAAAATACGAAAAATAAAAAGCGATGACACTTGTACGCTTTTTTCATTAGGTTTGTGCTAACTTGGTTAAAATTAGTTACAAAATCATTTGTACATATAGTATCACTGATctataaaaatatatcttttataaatattttttgtattattagttTTGATCAATTAATCGCTACAAAATTGAATTGGTTCAAGCAATTTATGGGTTAAACGATTCTcgtattttttattacttttgaaattttcaaaaattaattctatCATACAATTTGAGAATATGCTCTGTTCCTAGTCGATAAATTCAAAAGAAGTTTAATTATGCACAAACATTATAAATtatagttatttaattatatttttttagataattatttatatgattaatataaaaaaattatcatttttgcTGATGTATTCATatgtaatttaatatatatatattttatactgacaatacattaaaattaaattcttgtacattaaaattaaattcctttaaaagatttaaattgcTAATTTAAAATTTCCAAGTATAATGTCTAAAGTATACAAAAAAAGAGTTTAAGAAATGTATTtgcaatatttctttttttaatattaaaacaaatagaaaagagagaaaaaatacccatacaaaattaatattctaaaataacATGAGACTTGTTAGAGATATAATAATTTACATGTCTCTGTCTATCAATTTTAAACTTAGATACATGATTTTACTACATAAACAAACCCATAAGttctttagaaaaaaattatataaataatctcTCATGTCTCATGTAAATACAATTAATTTCTACTTTAAAAAGCATAACATTAACACCAcagaataagataaaaagaaagaaagttcaCCGTTTTTCCATACAAATTGTGTTTAATTGACCATCAAAGATAgtggggaaaaaaaagaaaaaaaagggggggggggggagagaaGGGTTGGGAAGAAAATATGCATAATGTATAATAAATGCACTTCAATCATGTCTTTTTCAagtaaatagttaaattagtcCCTGAAATATCACTCGTTTTTTAAATTGgtctctaaaaaatttttttaatcaaattcgtcctttaaagattttaaattagtcatattaGTTATTCTGTTATTTTGTTTGTTGATAGTGTCAAATTTGCTTATGTGACACATTAAATGACACTCCAACACATACCTATcagtcttaattgactattaacataataaatttataaaattagatcaaatcaaaacctaattgtgGGGAGAATTTAAGGCATTGGAAttgattttatctaattttataaattaatcatgttaatagtcaattaagacttcTAGGTGTGTGTTAGGGTGTTACTTAACGTGTCACATTAGCAAATTTTGACATCATTAACAAACAATGTGACAGAATAACTagcatgactaatttaaaatctttaaaggacgaatttgattaaaaaaatctttcaggGACCAATGAGAATGAGTGATTTTTCAGGaactaatttgaccatttacttTGTCTTTCCCTGCAGGGACAGAGAAAGAGAGAGCCTTGAATATTTACAAGTGCTACACACCCCTCATGATCATTCACACTATTTTCTCCCCCTTTGATCTCTTATCTGTTGAGAAAATAATTCACACATCCAAATGATCATTTGTTGCTCCACCAAAAGCAGCAACACTGAAGAAGCAAAAACAAACAAATACAAGGATCAGTATGGTGAATATTCCAAACTTATCCATTTATGTCTCATAACATTCCGGTAAgttggaaaagaaaaatgagattcAACAGGCTTATTTGCTTTGTGCTTTCTAATTTTAGGATTTTGTGAAAGAAATCTGTGAAAATAAaagcatgttttctttttctacaaTTATTTTCACAAAatctttaaaacaaaaaataccgaaaataaaaacacaaaccaaGACACATCCTTGGATAATTTAGCAGGTCCCACACGCATTGGAATTTATTGATTGAAGGGTGTTCAAACCTACTTAACCAATTTGTGTACTTTTGAGGAGGTTAATCCATTGCATGCATGCATACCTGTGGTTTGTCATTGCTAGGTTGGTTCCGGATAAGGTGTGGTCTCTGGTTAGGTGTTCCTGGAGTAACTCCAGCCCCACCCTGTCTCTCCTCCCTCACTTTGTTAAAAATGTGAGTATAGCCATCAGCTGATGCAGGGTTACTAACATCCCACTCACCAAACTTTGGAACAGCTGCTCCTTTGTCAGGCTGCCATATCAGAATGCTTAAACTCAGCATTTTTTGTTAAGCTAACACGTATAAAAAGAGAGGTGAAATCTTGGAAGTTTGATGACTGATGAATCATTGatataatatgaaaaatattacgTGTACTCATGGTGTGGAACACCCTAAAGACTCGCACTCCATCCACTATGACATGTGAACCCAGTAATATAATGCAACTCATGTAATATATACCAAAAGCTCTTAAAGTTTCATATAATGCATGGTTATCAAGAAAGAATTGGACTAAGAAAACTAACAGTTTCATCGCCACGATTGGCTGGTCTTAACCGAGATCTTCCTGGTGTTCCGTGGCTGCTATCATAGGAATTCTTTCCTTCCCATGATGGACTATCCCTGCCGGGTGCTCTAGCCTGGCGATGAAGGGGAGAACGTTCAATGCTGTATTCAGAACCAGTACTTTGTCTAGAAGGTCTTCTGCGGTTATCAGCAGAACCTACTCCATGGCCTGCTTGACGAGCAGGAGAGTCAACAAAAGGCTTAGGATTACCGTCATCGTTGCTCTTCTGTAACTCATTTGATGATCTCGCTGATCCCTTTCCAGATGGAGGCTCTGAATCAGCTCTCAGTTTGACCGGAGGTAGCTGATCAGATGATGAATTATCAAATGATAAATCCGGATTCTCCTCAGGGTCATTCGGGTTTATCATCTTTGTGCCTGTTCGACCTTTCCGGGCCTTGTCAAAATAAGCTGTATAAGGAACATTATCTCCACTTTCCCAATTGCCAAATTTTGGTACATGAGAACGTTGCTGTCAAATTGAGACATTGAAAAGAAGTACGTTAAGTATAAAGAATAGCAGCAGAAATACCAAATAACaagttctctttctcttttcatGGCAATAAATGGTACTTTAGCGAGTTGAATCAAATTGAAGCAAAAAATGGTCAACATGTAAGGTTACTTTATAAGAGAACACAAAGATACAATTGGAAGAAATTTACACAGCATTTGTCCACATTTGACCAACTCATGAGTCATGACAATCTTTTACTAACATTGAAAAGTAAACACAGCCAATATTAGGTTGtgtacataaatataaatacGATTTTTACTTTTAGTCTATAATAATTTCATTCAAACATGCTCAAGTCAAGAGAACGTAGAGAAATTTAGCTTCACAAGTCCCCTAAGTACTGTAGGCTAATAATCTTATAGCAAAGCTTTTTGCCACTAACTACACGGATCACAAGTCATGTTAATCTAATCCAGAGTGTACACCATGTTTGTAGGCAAATAATTTGAACCTAAGCTTTTCAGCTACAACTTTACTCGGCCCCTCTCTACCTTTGACTACTGTATGGGATGTTTCCATCTGATCTTCTCTTACCAAGGGTTTCTACAAGCCTTGTCAGCATGGTGAAAGTGAGTCAAATTAAGCCGATCAAGGCTAAGTTCATGTTCATctcacaaaaattgagcttgATTCACCAGCTCTCGACTAATCAATAATTGAGCCTAATTGTAAGGTTCAAGCCGACTCACCAAAAGCTCATGAATTGTCTTGAACTCACAAGCTGGCTTAAATAGCATGAACATAATTGCTATGAATTATAACTTATTAAAAAactatcaattatatatatttattaatatatatgataCGAGACCTCaatcataattatattttactaGCATATTAATCAATAGGCACTAACATGCCCATTAACCGCCTTTCAAATAAATATAGTAATAACAAATATAAGGTTAGTTAAAATGGTAAATATGTAATATTCtaactaaaaaattttagattcaagTCTTCGAAAtggcaaaaatatattttttttataagttgtATATCACAAAGGGCATTTTAGGGGAAGAATTTTGTGCACCAAATTCTTCACatagtctatatatatatatatatatatatatatcaaaagagTTATGCAGACATactattagaaattaaaaataaaaaaaggtaatACATATTATGtaaatctttatatatatatatatatatatatatatatatatatatatatataatcgagccaaCTCACGAGCCAATGAGTTGAACTTACCCAAGCTCAAACTGAACTCATTTAATATATGAGCTCAAATTCAAGTCTAAGCTCAACTCACAAACTCATGAGCGAAACTTATTAAGCCAATAAGCCATTAACGAGTCAAGCTTGAGCTGGCTCACAAGTTAACCTGAATCACTTCCAAACCTACTTATTGGTTTCCTCGTATCACAAAACTACCTAAGGCAATATTCTAGCATCTTTTCTACACTAGGTGATTGTTAGGGCTTGGGCATTATAGGATGCCCAAAGTCTCAATTTTCTAGCCATGTTACCGTGATCGCCAAAACTAATCCACATATTTTCCAAAGAAGAACTAAACTTAAGCCCTTTCTGCCTTACGAATCATAACTTAGAAGACATAAAACATATTGATTGAACTTCAACTACAACTGTTTTCTGTTATTTAATCAAAATGATGCTTTTAGCCATTTCTTAGTTCAATTTATAGTGATCAAGCTTAGTTCCCCATTATTTATGTTAACTAATAGTCTAATACATATTTGCAACATAAGTTAAGTCTGAATCCCACAAGTTcaattttcactatttttttccATCAGAACAGATGCCACCTGCAAAGTAATATTCTCAGGTATTGGAGTCTGGCAAGTTATCGCACCAAAGGGAATAACACCTGCAACCTTACAACCAATTTCACTTACGAGAATGGTTGTTTCatccctaaaataaataaataaataaataaaatgtctcTCTTGTTAAACGTAAGCAGGGAAGTTgagatttccttttttttttgttactcaTGGTATTCTAAgacttggtttggtaaagcttttcgaagaggtgcttgtgctttttaaaagcacaagcttcttattttgtgtttggtaaataaaaaagactaTGTGCTTGTACTTGCAGTTTTTAAAAGATCAGGATACTTTTGAAAGCACTAAGTTGGAACTTTTCAAAAttggcttgtgcttttcaaaatttaaaagtctaatataacctcatatattaactaattttcaaatttgacGCTTAAATTTATGTctcttatagtatttttaaattttaaaaactattttaccaaaCGTAATTGTTGTTGCTTATGTTTATTcaaagtcatttttaatttaatttaccaaacataaatactacacttcttaaaaaaatcatcttttaaaaattaacttttacaagctacttttgaaaaataaaagttttaccaaactaagcctaagTCCCTTAACAAGTCTAAGGGTCAGTACTCAGTATTTAAGGTGAACATTTCAGCTGATCAAAGTTAGTCTGTTAACTCAAACGTAAGACTAAAGCATAAGAACAAACACCAATGTATATGTTGCTCAGCTGGAAGAAACTTTTGCTAGGTGAATCAGAGATTTTAGGTTCAATTCCTATGCATATAAGACTTATTAAAACTCGGAAGGGAGAGCTTTGCTTCCTAAGTGGTCCTACCCAGCCAGAGTAGAGGAGTCCCTCCAAATGAAGGATTActtgtttcaactttcaaccaAAAAACGCAGAAGAACATACTCACACACAGCGCTCAAAGCTGATTGAGGTCTCTTTTCTTTGACTACTCCAAATATACAATTTAGCAATTCACTACAAGTACAAAGTATTATAGTTTCTTGATTAATTATGTAGATGATCCATACCccagaaaattttgaatttcaagatATATATCCACCCCTATACACAAGGCTGCTAACTTCTTAAAGCAGCATAATCCATGGCAAAAGAATCTTATTGAATTGCAGAAAAACTGAAGCTGCTAATTGTTAATTTGGCTGCAGACGGAACGAGTTGACCAAGAAATTTGGTCAACCATCTCAAAGTCTAGAAGATGAAAAGAAACTCAAAATacagaagaataagaaaaaactCACCTAACATAGcaaaaacataaaacataatgcAAGACATTGAATTCctctatataattaaaataaaaaataaaaaggaaaaaggaaaaagaaatttcCTAACCAATTTGTACAATTTTCTCAGCAATCACAAACAGATAGAACGTAAAAAAACTATgacaaaaactaaaaattaaaaaacttactGTCATTTCTAACCAGGCTTGGGAAAATCTCCAGAAAGTTCAGAGGAGAACGGAGCAAAATGGAGATGCGGCGGTGATTGAGCGAAGAGAAGAACGGAGCACTGGAGACGAGGTGGAGAAGGCGAAGAACGGAGCAGAACGGAGACGCGGCGGTGGCCGGCGAAGAAACGAAGGCGACACAGCGATGGTGAGGGATCAGAGCTGGAGCCTGTGACGCTGAGTTATgtgagaaagaggagagagagcttAATTACAAGAGAGAGAGGTTTATCAACCGTTAACCGGAGCCACCGGTAATGTTTGACCATTACTTTTTTTCCCGGTgtctttgtattattattattattattattattataagtttTCTGTTTTCAAAATTCTGTGTCTACCAAGTCATTACATTtcatgaaattaattaattaagtagttttaaaaaataatttgacaaGAAGTAAGAAATATTTCATTGAACTCATTACTCATGTGACTCTTAAGTTCCATGCCATAAAATTGGCAATACTTAATATGCACTTAataattaggtatttatttta
This window harbors:
- the LOC112775125 gene encoding RPM1-interacting protein 4, which produces MTQRSHVPKFGNWESGDNVPYTAYFDKARKGRTGTKMINPNDPEENPDLSFDNSSSDQLPPVKLRADSEPPSGKGSARSSNELQKSNDDGNPKPFVDSPARQAGHGVGSADNRRRPSRQSTGSEYSIERSPLHRQARAPGRDSPSWEGKNSYDSSHGTPGRSRLRPANRGDETPDKGAAVPKFGEWDVSNPASADGYTHIFNKVREERQGGAGVTPGTPNQRPHLIRNQPSNDKPQCCCFWWSNK